The genomic segment CAAAATAAATTCGACAACGACAAATATCAGTTCCTTTCGCTTCTTGATGAAGCCATTGACCTTGATGAAATTATTCCTGTTTCTTTTATTTCTCATTTTTACGCCAGTACCGGAAGACCTCGCAAACATCAGCTTTATCCAATGCTTAAGGCACTTCTTATCCAGCGTATTTTCTCAATCCCGACGGACACACTCCTGATCGTATTTTTGAAATTTTCCCAGGAACTGCGTGATTTCTGCGGTTTTGATGTTGTTCCGGATGGTTCCAAATTTACACGTTTCAAACAGGATTTTTTATCGGACTTACAATCTATGTTCGATCATCTTGTTGATCTGACCGAACCGATCTGCCAAAGTCTTGATCCTGCCCTTGCTTCCATGACAATCTTTGATACCTCTGGCATTGAAGCATGGGTTACAGAAAATAACCCAAAATATGCCAACCGTATTATCAAGCAGCTAAAGGCTTTCAAAAAGTCCCATAACCTTGATGATTCCTATGATCCTTATAAAGCTGCTTATGGCTCTATGCCAACTCATGCGGCTTCCAATCAGGCAATCCAGCAGATGTACATCAATGGACATTTCTGTTACGCCTATAAATTTGGTATTATTACGAACGGGCTTGGTATTGTTCGTGACATCACTTTCTACAACAAGGACTTTCTAAAAAAACATCCTGATATCGTTGTAGGGAAGAAATCAGATTCACCGGATGAGGATAAATCCCTTGCCGATTCGAAAGCACTTCTTCCAGTTTTAATTGACTTTTTCCAGAAACATCCTTTAATAAATTCAAAGACGTTTCTTGGAGATGCTGCGTTTGATGCCATTAACATTTACAAATCCCTCTTTGAAGAAATTGGCTTTCAAAAAGCTTTTATCCCTTTAAAAACAAAGCTTTCTGTGGAAGGAACCGACTATACTGTCAATGAAAACGGTATTCCCTGCTGTCCTCACGATCCATCACTTCCGATGCGGCGTGAAGGAAGCAGATCCCATTTGCGGAGCAAACTTCCTACCATGAAGTTTGTATGTCCAAAAATGAAATGGGAATACAATCCTGCCGACAAGTCAAAACATCGCGTATGTCATTGTGACAATCCATGTACATCTTCTTCCTGCGGACGAATGATCTACATTTATCCTGAAAAGAACCTTCGTGCCTATCCTGGTGTAGAACGCGGCTCACAGGAATGGGAGGATACTTACAAGATCCGTGTAAATGTTGAAAAGTCAATCAACCATTTCAAAGATAGTTTCTGCATTGCAGATCGTAAAACACAGAATGAGAAAACACTTCATGCTGATTTACTGCTTGCAGGAATTACCCAGCTTGTTACTGTGCTTGTCGCTGATAAGATTCATCAATACCAATACATCCGGAGTTTGAAGCCTTTGATTGCCTGATTATTAATATGCATACAATCTTTTCTTCGCAGTTTATCTGGGAAGTCTTTTAGTCATGTTCAAATTTAGAAGTACCTATTTTTCATCTTAAGAATCCTGCGTTGCAAGATTCTTACCGCTTTTTAGTTAGGATTGCGAACTTGTTTCGCAATTACCTATTAATATCCATACATCTGATCCAGAGTAACTTCTTTTGTCTTTGCGCCCTCTTTCACATCTTTTCCATAAGGAAATGCGATCAGATCATCTTCACTGAGCCCACCTTTGACAATCACACTGTAACCGCTGTCTACAGCTGCACCCACTGAAATCTCCTGTTTCTTCAGGATACCATTATCATCTTTATACACATAGTTTTTATTATTGTCATTTCTGACAAAAGCTTTCTGAATGACCATAATGTTCTCTGCAGCAGATGCTTCATAATTGACAGTAACCCAGTCCTGATCTTCCAACTGAAGTGTCTTGTCACTTACCACTGCTGTAAATGCATAATAAGACACATTTGGATTACTGCTTCCATAGAAGCTGTTTCCGGTTACAGGATATTCCGAAACATCCATAACATCTGCCTCAAAAGATCCGCTGGTATAACTTGTACAGTTAAGCTTTGTGCCTTCTTTAAAATCATCGAGCATCAGTTCACTCACAGAACCTACAACATAAAAACCATCACTGCTTTTTATCTTGATCAGAGCCTTACCGTCAGTTGTCTCACCGCTTCCGGAATCCCCCACATAAGTAACCGTACCATCCAGTTTTGCAGTGATAAGCTTTTTATTCGCTTTCTTTTCCAGCTGTGATATCTTGATATCGCTTTCCTGAAGATCCAGCTTAAGGCTGGCAATCTTACTCTTCTGATACTTGATGGCATCTGCTCTGGAAACAGGAGTTCCGGTAGGTTCATCATTCCCACCAGGATTATCATCTCCTCCATCATCCGGATTCTCATCATATTTATCTGCATCTGCCAGTGTGAATTCCACCTCTGCAAATTCATATACCGGTTTCTCCAGAAGACTTCCGTTTACCAGATAATAACCTGTGCAGGAGGTTTTCAGATCATCATAGTCCGCTATTGTATCATTCTGATGAAATTCCAGACGGTACCAGTAACCACCCTGATTAACAACTTTGGTTCCATCAGGACTGTATCCTGCAAGTTTATTAAAGAATGAACCCATTACTGTTACTTTTTCTTTTGCACTGCTACACAGATATACATATGGATCGTCCTCTGTGCCACTTCCTGTAAACGGAACAGAATCTGCATCCAGTTTCTGATAAAACGGCTCGTCACCATCAGTGATATTCGGATCACCTTTTCGGTAATAGGGATCAAAATATGTGGTATGATCATCCAGTGCCGGCGTTGGCGTTGGTGATAATTCCGGCATATCATTTTTTCCGGAATTAAAATCATCCTTCTCTCCGTCACTGAATCCATTTGCTGAAGGATCCGTATATACCGGAATATCATGATCCGCAGATGTTCCATCTGATGAACCGCCTGTATTTCCGGTATCTGTTGAAGCATCATCTCCCGGTAAATCTGCCTTGGATGAAGAATTGTCTGAGCCCGCATTATCCACTGCATCTCCATCTGTAAAAGCAGATAATAAAAACGGATACATGGCTGTTGCCAGGTAACTGCCGGACATATCTGCTGTGGATGATAACGTATCATCCGGCGTCATTTCATCATCACCTGTATCATTATCAGTTTTTCCTGTTTTTGAATTCAGGTTATCGGCGTCTGTACCCGCATCTGTTTCCTCTACAGGTCCACCATTCTGAAGGCTGTTCAATCTGTTCACTGCTTTATTTAAATCCTGCTCCAGTTTCTGTTTTTTCAGCTTTGCTATATTCAGTTCCATTTCCACCAGAGTAGTATCAAAAGAAACCAGAGGATCCCCTTTTTTTACGGCATCTCCCTTTGTCACATAAATCTGATCAATGATCAGGTCTTTATCACCGTTTACTGTCTGTGTTGCACTGGATGTAATGTTTCCGTCAAGCGTGGTGGAAGGTGTATAAAATTCCTGCAGTAATCCGCTCACAGGAGTAACCGCCACTGTTTTCTGGCTGTTTTTCTTCAGCTGCATCAATCCCGCTGTAATTCCGCTTCCTGCGATTACCACCACAAGCACTCCTGCGAGGATTTTCTTTACTTTGCCCATGAAGATCACCTCTTTTCCTGAAGGATACCATCTTTGATCGTAACCACCCTCTTCGCATGTGCGGCAATATCCGCATCATGGGTGATCATCAATACAGATACCCCCTCATCATTCAGCCTCTGGAAAAGTTCCATAACCTGCGCACCGGATTTACTGTCAAGAGCACCTGTAGGTTCATCTGCAAGAAGAAGTTTCGGGTTATTGACGATCGCCCTGGCAATGGCAACCCTCTGCATCTGACCTCCTGAAAGCTGATTTGGCTTAAAATCCACTCTGTCCGCCAGGCCCACTCTGTCAAGTGCTTTCAGAGCGCGTTCTCTTCTCTCCTTCTTAGGTACCCTCGCATAATTTAATGGCATCTCAACATTTGCCAGAGCACTCTGCTTAGGGAGAAGATGAAAGCTCTGAAAAACAAACCCTATCTTATTCAGCCGAAGATCCGACATTTCATTCTCCGAACACGCCTTAATATCCACGCCATCCAGAAAGAAAGTTCCCTCTGTCTGTTTGTCCAGACATCCGATAATGTTCATCAAAGTAGTTTTTCCCGAACCGGATGGTCCCATAATTGCCACGTATTCTCCTTCTTCCATGGAGAAATTCACATCTTTTAATACCGGAACCTTCATTTTACCTTGCTGATATTCTTTATATATACCCTTTAATTCCAGTATCATTCGATCCCCTCCACGTCTTCACCTGCGCTCATACCAGGTGCCTCATCGATTGGTACAAGTTCCTCATTTGGATCAATCGAGTCATCCGAACTGTCATCTTCAGAACTCTCTTCCATATCTGGATCTGTATAGGCTTCCCCATCTGCGGAATCTGGCTGTTCATCATCCATATTTCCATGATCAGCATCCATATCTGTAATCCCGTCCGCGCCTTGGCTCATTGTCTGAGCCAGATCTCCGATCTCTGTTTTTTCGCCTTCTTCCAGAGCCGCTGTCGGGAATGCAATCGCATCTTTCTTTGTAAGGCCCTCAACAATCTTATATTCTCCAAGATCATCATCATGTTCTCCAAGTGTTACATAACGCTTCTCCAGTCTGTTCTTATCGCTGGCTGCCCATACATACGGTTCATTGGTATCTGTGTCCAGAATATAGTAATCACTGAGCCACAGACCGTCTTTTTTCTCATCCTGTCCGATGTCACGTTCTATGTACACATGCTGTCCAAGCATCAGATTCTCAGAGGAATCCAATTCCACATAAAAAGGATAAGAAGTAGACGTTGTCTGATCATCGGAACTGGTACTTGCCATACCCATATACATATCATTACTGCTGTCATCTGAAGTTCCATTATTCACATCTACGGATCCCATCGTTCCTTTCCATGTTTTACTGCTGTCTACTCTGGAACGGATGATCACTGCCTCTCCGGGTACAATAGAATCCCTGTTCTGTTCATTAACTTTACCTTTCACTCTGTAAGCACCTGTACTGAGAATTGTAATAAATGCAGAACTGTCCGAACTTCCGTCACCTGACGACATGTTACTGTCCATTGCACTGCTGTCATCCACAGAATCACCGTCGTCACTTGTCATTTTGGAAGTGTCAATTTTCTGTATCACACCATCTATTTCACTTCGAACCTCTGTATTCTGTGTTGCGCTCTGAAGTTTATCAATTTCAGACTGTTTACTCTTCTGACTATATTCATTCTTCTTGAGATTCATTTTGTTAGTCTCGATTTCAATGGTATAGGACAACTGATCTTCGGCCTTTGCTTTTTTCTTCTCCGCTTCCAGCGTAGCTATCTGTTCTGTCAGGCTGATCTGTTCATTTTTTAATCTGTCCAGATCCAGTTGCGCCTGCTTCAGATCATCCTCAATACTGCTGAGATCATATTCAAAAAGAAGCTGTCCGGCCTTTACCTCTTCTCCGGTCTTAACTTCCACTTCTTTTACTTTTCGTCCACTTTCTATTTTTACGTTTACAGTTTTCTGCGGTTCTACCACACCGGCAAACCGATTTACCGCTGTTGTTTCAGATCCGGTGATCACGCTTACTTTTGACACATACACAATAGAATCACCGGTTCCACTCTGACCGTTTCCTTTAAAGTGATACCAGACTCCGGTTCCGATACCACCTGCTGCGATCAGGATTCCCAAAACGATAATAATACGTTTCTTCATAAATTGCCTCCTTGATATTGTCACCTTGTTCAGGCTAACATCTATTATACACTACTGCTTTTTTATATCATTATTATTCACTTTCCTATCATAGCAGATTCTGCCTTGAAATAAAAGCTTTGTAACCAAATGGAAACATTTTTCACAATTTTTTCACGTTTTTTTTATGAATTTCGTTCATCTTTTTCACTTTTTTGACAGTCAGTACAAAATCTGTTAAAATAAACAGAAAAGTAACTGTCAAACAGTTGCACAGAAAGCACTGTGAAAGGAAAGAACACGTATGAATATAAACAAACACCTGATTCTTCTTTTCTCTGTCTTATTTTTTCTTTTTGCTGTATCTGTAAGCAGCGGCTGTTTCCGCAAAAATGAGTCAGATGTAAAGAGTGTAGTCAGAAATGAACTGGATCAGTTAAAAAATCTCGATTCAGAAACTACGCAAAAATACATACCCTATACAGAGCTGTTCCCCGATGCCACAGAGAATACTGATTTAACTGATGAAATCAATGAAACCTTTTCTCTCTTTTTCCGGAAATTTAATTACAAAATTTCGGATGTCATCGTCGGCACAGCCAATCATTCTGCCACTGTTTCTGTCAAACTGACCACAATCGATTCCAAAGTTCTTGCCAGAGATTTTAAAGCAGAACTTCTCCGGACACAGATCACAGAGTCAGCCCAGGCACAAAAAGGAAATATCAAAGATTCTTCCAGATCTCTTGAGGCTCATTATCTGATCCTGAATCATCTTTTAAACACAAATGACTATGATACAGCTGAGACAGACTGTAACATACAGCTTGTCAATACAGGCAATGATAAAAAGGAAAAATGGAAGATCCAGCGTACCAATTCTCTGGAAGATGACCTTGTCGGCGGTCTTATAGCTGATCTGGCAGATCCGGATATCCTTTCACCGGAAGATACCCTGACCGTCTATCTTGACACTCTACAGAAACTGGATTTGAAAGAAATGACATCTTATCTGGGTGTAGTAAATATCATGAATACATCCGATACTGCAAAAAATTCCATTGCCTCAGCACTTGCCGAACAGATTCATAAAAATTTTAATTATGTCATTAAATCCAGCAGTGAAAATGGATACAATGCCACTGTTACAACTGAAATTACAACCTTTGACAGTGATTCGATCCTGGCTGATTATCAGGAAAAGCTTGATAAATATCTGGCTTCTGCTGACGCAGTTATCGATGGCTCCCAGAAACGATACGAGAAATCTTTCGAAATTCTTCTGAACAGCATCAATGATAATACCGTTACTACCGTCAATGATGTAGATTTTGTTCTAATCAATGATGGGGTATCCTGGAAACTTCAGGATGAGGGAAATACTTTGGGAAATGCTATTTTCGGTACTTTGACAGATTCTCCTCTCGAGACTTCTGATTCTGAGGATGAAAATATTTCTGCCGATACAGATAAGCAGACAGATGATAATACTTCTACTGAAAGCAGTTCCAATTAACGATTAGTCAATCGGATATTCGCAATCCGCTTCCGCTACTTGCTCATAACCAAATAACTGCTTCGCAGTTTGGTTAAACAACTAAAAAGGCCACCATATCACAGAAATGTTCCTTTCCCGAATCATTCTATGATATGGTGGTCTTTTTAATCTTTGTCTTATTCTTTTTACATCCCCGTTATAATTTTGATAAACAGTAAAACCAGAACGATCAGAATAATCGGTCTTACGATTTTATTTCCATTTTTCATTACCATTCCAGATCCTACATAATGCCCTGCAATGGAAAAAACAGAAGCTGCAAGTCCAAGATATATGACAATCTTTCCACTAAATAAAAAAACAACTAATGCCATTATATTAGAAGAAAGATTTGCAAGTTTCATAGTTCCGGAAGCTTTCGCTACGGGAAGTTTTGCTACTCCTGTATATAAAATAAGCAGAAACGTACCAGTTCCCGGCCCATAAAAGCCATCGTAGCAGCCAACAGCCAGAGAACACACCGCACACAAAATCCACTGTTTCTTTCTGGAAATCTCTACATTGCTGTTATCATCCAGATTTTTCTTCTTCATTACATAAAACGCAACAATAGGAAGTACTGGAATCAGCATCCATTTTAATATCTTATCACTGGCAAGAAGCGCAATATGAGCGCCTGCAAAAGAACCGACAAGAGCCATGGAAATACATGGCAGTGCAACTCCCCAGTCTACAAATTTATTCTTACATAAACGTGCTGTTGAAATCGCTGTCCCAGTTGCCGAGGATAATTTATTCGTTGCTATCGCATTGTGCATCGGAACCCCTGCAAGCAAATACGCAGGCAGGGAGATCAAACCACCCCCGCCTGCGATAGAATCAACTAATCCTGCAAGGAATACCAACGGGCATACAATCAAAAACGTCTGAATTGTAAGCTCCATCCTTATTCAGTTACTTCCTCCGGTCTTACTTCCAGTTCCAGTTCTTTTAACTGCTCCTCGCTTACGCGGCTCGGAGACTGAGTCATCAGACAGGAAGCATCTTTAACCTTCGGGAATGCGATTACGTCACGGATGCTGTCAACTTTCGCCATAAGCATTACCAGACGGTCAAGTCCGTATGCCAGTCCGGCATGAGGCGGAACTCCATATTTGAATGCGTCCAGAAGGAATCCAAACTGCTCGTGAGCAGCTTCTTTTGTGAATCCAAGTGCTTCAAACATTCTCTCCTGAATATCATCCTGATGGATTCTGACACTTCCTCCACCAATTTCATTACCGTTTAATACGATATCATATGCTTTTGCACGAACTTTTCCAGGATCTGTATCCAGAAGTGGAAGGTCCTCTTCCATAAGCATGGTAAATGGATGATGCATTGCTGTGAAACGATTCTCTTCTTCACTCCATTCAAGAAGCGGGAACTCTGTTACCCATACGAAACGATACTCATTCTTATCAAGAAGATCCATCTGCTTTGCAAGTTCCAGACGAAGTGCGCCAAGTACATCATAAACCAGTTTCTTCTTATCTGCTGCAAACAGAAGTAAGTCTCCTGCTTTACCATCCATAGCTGCTACCAGAGCATCCATCTCTTCATCTGTCATGAATTTAGCAAAAGAAGATTTTCTTGTGCCATCTTCAGCGATTGCAATGTATGCAAGGCCTTTTGCACCATAACCTTTGGCAAACTCAACCAGTTTGTCAATTTTCTTACGTGGCATAGCGCCCTGTCCTTCTGCATTGATACCACGAACACTGCCGCCATTTTCCAACGCAGAAGTAAACACGCTGAATCCACAGTTTTTAACTACATCACTTACATCATGAAGTTCCATTCCGAAACGCATATCCGGTTTATCAGAACCAAATCTGTCCATAGCTTCCTGCCATGTGATACGCTGGATTGGAAGTTTTACATCAATATCAAGTACTTCCTTGAACAGATAAGCAAGGAATCTCTCATTTACATCAATTACGTCATCAACATCTACAAAAGAGAGTTCCATATCAATCTGGGTAAATTCCGGCTGTCTGTCCGCACGAAGGTCTTCGTCACGGAAACATCTTGCAATCTGGATATAACGGTCATAACCAGAGCACATCAGAAGCTGTTTGTACAGCTGCGGAGACTGTGGCAGACCATAGAAATGTCCCGGATGAACACGAGACGGTACCAGATAATCTCTTGCACCTTCCGGTGTACTCTTACCAAGCATCGGAGTTTCAATTTCAAGGAATCCTTCTTTTGCGAAGAACTGTCTTGTAATCATCATGACTTTGCTCTTAAGCATAATATTCTTCTGAAGGTCAGGTCTTCTTAAGTCAAGATAACGATATTTCAGACGGATTTCATCTTTTGTCTTGCTGTTCTCTTCAATTGGGAACGGAGGTACCTCTGCTTCAGACAGAACACGAAGGGATTTTACGCGAAGCTCAATTTCACCTGTTGCAAGATTCTTGTTAACAGCGCCGCCTCTTTCTTCTACCACACCGGTAACAGCGATTACGAATTCACTTCTCAGCTTACCTGCTTTTGCAAAACCTTCTTCATCAATGCTGCCATTCTCAAAAATCAGCTGCATGATACCGGAACGGTCTCTTAAATCTACGAAAATAATTCCGCCTTTATCGCGGGCTTTCTGAACCCATCCCATAAGGACAACTTCTTTGCCGATCATTTCCTTTGTTACTTCTGCACATCGGCATGTTCTGTGCAGTCCCTGCATACTTTCAGCCATGTTTCTTTCCTCTTTTCATGCTTTCTATATTATAAGAATTGTTGTAACTATCCGGCAGTCTGCTATCTCGCAATGTTGCTGAACAGTTACGAATTATTACATTCTGTCTTTAAAGAATTCTACAAACTCTGTATAGCCCTCTGCTGTCATCTGATCTTTCTGGAATTTCTTATTCTTCTTCATAATAGAAATATTGATCTGTGTTCCGGCATTACGCTCTTCCTGAGCCTGTTTCAGAATCGTCAGCATCTTGTCTGCCGGCATATTCTTCTCGATAAGATATGCTTTCTTACCATTCTTTGTCGGGATTTCATAATTTCTCTCAAGAAGAAGCATTACGATTCTCTCGAATCCAATTGAAAATCCGCAGGCAGATGTATTGTTTCCTGTAAATTTACCGATCATCTCATCATAGCGTCCACCGCCGCCTACGCTGCCGCCAAACTCATCCATAGAGATTTCAAAAATCGGTCCTGTATAATAAGACATTCCACGTACCAAAGTCGGATCGAAAGACATCTTAAAATCTGCTGTTTTAACAGAATCCACAGTAGAAATAATAGTCTCAAGATCCTCGGCAACCTTAGGATCCAGAACATCTTTTAATTTCTCCTTGCAATAACGGACACCCTCAATGTCAGAAGTGATCTCTTTGAAAAGTCCAAGATAAGTATCAATGCTCTCTTTTGCAAATCCTTCCTTCTCCAGTTCTTCTGCAACACCTTCCAGACCAATCTTGTCCATCTTGTCCAGAATGATAAACACAGTGTCAAAGCTTTCCTGTGGGAATCCACTGTACTGCGCCATCGCTTTTAAGATTTTTCTGTCGTTGATGCGAATCGTAAAGTTATGGAAATCCAGCTTTCCGAGCAACGTTGTGGTAGCAAGAACCAGTTCGATCTCAGCCAGATAAGTAGGCTCACCCAGAATATCAATATCACACTGCATAAACTGACGGAAACGTCCTCTCTGCGGTCTGTCTGCTCTCCACACATTGCCCATCTGAAGTGCCTTAAAAGGAGCCGGAAGCTCATTTGCGTTGTTGGAATAATATCTGGAAAGCGGCACAGTCAGATCGTAGCGAAGTCCGGAGTCAACCAGATCACTTTCTTTCTCTGCTTCCGCAAGTTTCAGTTTCTCCCCACGTTTCAGGATCTTGAAAATAAGTTTCTCATTCTCTCCGCCCTGTTTACTGGAAAGATTTTCAATATGTTCCACACATGGTGTCTCTATAGATGAAAAGCCAAATGTTCCGTATGTTTCACGAATCATGTTCATCACATAATTACGGATTTCCATCTCTTTTGGTAAAATGTCCTTCATACCGGTTACCGGTTTCTTCTTTAATGCCATGTTGTCCTCCTCTTTTATAAAAATTCTGCCCGTCTCCATTATGAACCACTCTCTGAAACGCAAGAAAAACCTGCATATCAAAATTTTTTACTTCATCGATCATCAACTCCATAACTGAAGAAATATCAAATCCTCTTCTGTATGGTCTGTCAGAGATCAATGCTGCATATACATCGCAGACTCTGAGTATCCGGGCACCTATGGGTATATCATCACCTGCTTTATTGGACGGATATCCACTACCATCATAATTCTCATGATGGTACAGGATACTCTCCAATACAAAATCCGAATATCCCTGCCCTTTAAGTTCCTCATATCCCAATGCAGAATGCATCCGGACATACTTCAGTTCCTCGATCACCAGAGGATCCTGCTCCTGTCCGTTAATATAACTTGTCAGCTTCAGCTTTCCTATATCATGGAGCATTCCTGCTATTGCAAGCTCATAACACTGTTCATGCGGCAGTCCCATCTCCTCTGCAACCGCATAAGCCAGATTACTTACCAGCATTCCATGATGCAGTTCAGAAGCAAGGTCAAATTCCAGGATCCTCTGCTGTGAACCTGCTGCTGTCTTTTGTACTGTGTCCAAAATGTTACCTCCACATCCTACAGCCAGGTAGCTATTGCTGTCCGTTTTCTCTCGATCATCTCATCAATGCGGGAAATATAATTAGAAACGTCTTTTACATTCTCCACACGTTCAATTCTCTGTCCATGGTCAAAGACCAGCTTGGAAGAACCGCCTGCCCCCAGTGCGATGATAGGCTGTTTTTCCTCCATAATCAGTATATTGTAAATTCCCGCTTTGTCAACCTTTGCATAGCCAACATTTTCAAAATTTCCCTTCATATTCTTCTGTCTGTACAGATAATAAGGACCCATTCCCATTTCATACGCAGTTTTCATGGTCAGATCCATAATCTCCTGATTATTCTCAAAAGACATTTCCTGATATTTCTCTTTAAAAATATTCAGCCTTGCTGCACGTTTCACTGCCAGTGAATGTACGGTAATACTGTCCGGTGCCAGTTCACGAACCTGTTCAAGAGTCCGCTCTACCATGTGAATATCCTCACCCGGGAGTCCTACGATCAGATCCATGTTAATGTTATCGTATCCCAGCTCTCGTGCCAGATGAAACGCTTCTTTTGTCTGCTCCACAGTATGTCTGCGGCCGATAATATCCAGGGTTTCCTGATTCATAGTCTGTGGATTTACGGAAATTCTTGTTACCGGATACTCCCTGATCGCCATCAGCTTTTCACGTGTAATACTGTCCGGTCTGCCGGCTTCCACAGTAAACTCTGCCAGTCCTTCATAGCCAAAAGCTTCTCCCACTGTATCCAGGAGCTTACGGATCTGATGTGGAAGCAGTGTAGTCGGGGTACCGCCGCCAATATAGATGGTGTCCAGTTTTCTTCCCTTCATCATAAGAGCAGTCTCTCTTACCTCACGGCAGAGAGCTTCCACATATTCATCTGTTCTCTTCTCCCACACTTTCAGCGGATAGGAGCTGAAGGAACAATACAGACAGATACTTGGGCAAAACGGGATTCCAATATAAAGGCTGTATCCATTTTCATAGTCAATATCCTTCAGAATCTCTCTTTCCCTGTTTGCAATAGTGATGGCAAGCGCTGTTTTCTGCGGACTCACCAGATATCTCTCACGCATCTCCCGGGCTGCTTCCGTATTTTTCATTCCGGATTCGATCATTCCCATTGCCAGTTTGGCAGGACGTATTCCTGTCAGATTTCCCCATGGAAGAGTTCTGCCCGTCAGTTTTACCAACAACTGATACAGAGCATATTTGATATTATCTTTATTCTCTTTTCTCAGAGCATGAGCATCCTGTATTCCACAGCCTGCATTCTCTTTAGAAAGTATG from the Blautia wexlerae DSM 19850 genome contains:
- the hisS gene encoding histidine--tRNA ligase, with translation MALKKKPVTGMKDILPKEMEIRNYVMNMIRETYGTFGFSSIETPCVEHIENLSSKQGGENEKLIFKILKRGEKLKLAEAEKESDLVDSGLRYDLTVPLSRYYSNNANELPAPFKALQMGNVWRADRPQRGRFRQFMQCDIDILGEPTYLAEIELVLATTTLLGKLDFHNFTIRINDRKILKAMAQYSGFPQESFDTVFIILDKMDKIGLEGVAEELEKEGFAKESIDTYLGLFKEITSDIEGVRYCKEKLKDVLDPKVAEDLETIISTVDSVKTADFKMSFDPTLVRGMSYYTGPIFEISMDEFGGSVGGGGRYDEMIGKFTGNNTSACGFSIGFERIVMLLLERNYEIPTKNGKKAYLIEKNMPADKMLTILKQAQEERNAGTQINISIMKKNKKFQKDQMTAEGYTEFVEFFKDRM
- a CDS encoding ABC transporter ATP-binding protein yields the protein MILELKGIYKEYQQGKMKVPVLKDVNFSMEEGEYVAIMGPSGSGKTTLMNIIGCLDKQTEGTFFLDGVDIKACSENEMSDLRLNKIGFVFQSFHLLPKQSALANVEMPLNYARVPKKERRERALKALDRVGLADRVDFKPNQLSGGQMQRVAIARAIVNNPKLLLADEPTGALDSKSGAQVMELFQRLNDEGVSVLMITHDADIAAHAKRVVTIKDGILQEKR
- a CDS encoding sulfite exporter TauE/SafE family protein, with translation MELTIQTFLIVCPLVFLAGLVDSIAGGGGLISLPAYLLAGVPMHNAIATNKLSSATGTAISTARLCKNKFVDWGVALPCISMALVGSFAGAHIALLASDKILKWMLIPVLPIVAFYVMKKKNLDDNSNVEISRKKQWILCAVCSLAVGCYDGFYGPGTGTFLLILYTGVAKLPVAKASGTMKLANLSSNIMALVVFLFSGKIVIYLGLAASVFSIAGHYVGSGMVMKNGNKIVRPIILIVLVLLFIKIITGM
- a CDS encoding efflux RND transporter periplasmic adaptor subunit: MKKRIIIVLGILIAAGGIGTGVWYHFKGNGQSGTGDSIVYVSKVSVITGSETTAVNRFAGVVEPQKTVNVKIESGRKVKEVEVKTGEEVKAGQLLFEYDLSSIEDDLKQAQLDLDRLKNEQISLTEQIATLEAEKKKAKAEDQLSYTIEIETNKMNLKKNEYSQKSKQSEIDKLQSATQNTEVRSEIDGVIQKIDTSKMTSDDGDSVDDSSAMDSNMSSGDGSSDSSAFITILSTGAYRVKGKVNEQNRDSIVPGEAVIIRSRVDSSKTWKGTMGSVDVNNGTSDDSSNDMYMGMASTSSDDQTTSTSYPFYVELDSSENLMLGQHVYIERDIGQDEKKDGLWLSDYYILDTDTNEPYVWAASDKNRLEKRYVTLGEHDDDLGEYKIVEGLTKKDAIAFPTAALEEGEKTEIGDLAQTMSQGADGITDMDADHGNMDDEQPDSADGEAYTDPDMEESSEDDSSDDSIDPNEELVPIDEAPGMSAGEDVEGIE
- a CDS encoding HD-GYP domain-containing protein, encoding MDTVQKTAAGSQQRILEFDLASELHHGMLVSNLAYAVAEEMGLPHEQCYELAIAGMLHDIGKLKLTSYINGQEQDPLVIEELKYVRMHSALGYEELKGQGYSDFVLESILYHHENYDGSGYPSNKAGDDIPIGARILRVCDVYAALISDRPYRRGFDISSVMELMIDEVKNFDMQVFLAFQRVVHNGDGQNFYKRGGQHGIKEETGNRYEGHFTKRDGNP
- the aspS gene encoding aspartate--tRNA ligase: MAESMQGLHRTCRCAEVTKEMIGKEVVLMGWVQKARDKGGIIFVDLRDRSGIMQLIFENGSIDEEGFAKAGKLRSEFVIAVTGVVEERGGAVNKNLATGEIELRVKSLRVLSEAEVPPFPIEENSKTKDEIRLKYRYLDLRRPDLQKNIMLKSKVMMITRQFFAKEGFLEIETPMLGKSTPEGARDYLVPSRVHPGHFYGLPQSPQLYKQLLMCSGYDRYIQIARCFRDEDLRADRQPEFTQIDMELSFVDVDDVIDVNERFLAYLFKEVLDIDVKLPIQRITWQEAMDRFGSDKPDMRFGMELHDVSDVVKNCGFSVFTSALENGGSVRGINAEGQGAMPRKKIDKLVEFAKGYGAKGLAYIAIAEDGTRKSSFAKFMTDEEMDALVAAMDGKAGDLLLFAADKKKLVYDVLGALRLELAKQMDLLDKNEYRFVWVTEFPLLEWSEEENRFTAMHHPFTMLMEEDLPLLDTDPGKVRAKAYDIVLNGNEIGGGSVRIHQDDIQERMFEALGFTKEAAHEQFGFLLDAFKYGVPPHAGLAYGLDRLVMLMAKVDSIRDVIAFPKVKDASCLMTQSPSRVSEEQLKELELEVRPEEVTE